Part of the Acropora palmata chromosome 10, jaAcrPala1.3, whole genome shotgun sequence genome, CTCGAGTCTTTTGAGTGAGATCAAAACATGCAAAGAGCTCATCGATTCACAAAGAGCACAGATACGGCAACTCCAAGTGGACAAAAGAGATATAGAGGACAGTTGCATCAGTCTGAAGAGGGAGGTTGTTGTGTTGAAAACGAAACGTGGCGAAAGGCGATCGCTGGAATATCAAAGTGACAGCGATAGTGAAGGAATGACATCCACTCGAAAGAATTCGGCCGAGCGTTGCGAGTTTCTCAAACAAGACATTCTTCGGCTCACCAAGCGGGGGACCGAATTGGAGAACGTGATCAAGGCGTTGAAGTCAGACAACTCCAACTTAGAGGAGGAAAAAGTGTGTTTACTCGACTCACTGTACCACCAACTGGAAAAGAATGAGAAACTGGAGGTGCAAATCGAGAAATTGAAAGGTTTAATGAACGAAGACATCATCGCTAACGGATTAAATCccaagacaacaacaaaactgcTACAAAACGGGATTCAAAGCGGCAGTAATGGAGAACGAGTCAGTGTGAATGGAAATGCCGTCGAGGGAAGCCTGAGTGGCCACCGGGACATAAATGGAAACGATTCCTATCCTGAGGAATTACAGAAAGCTTCAGTTCAGCTGACGGAGAAGTTAGGAACTCTACAACAGCAGATCCGTGAGATTGAAaacgaaaaggaaaaaattcaaaaggatCTGGACGAGAGCAGAAACAATGAAAGGGAGCTTCGAGGGATCGTTTCCACGCTGGAAAAAGAGGCCATGGTAAACAGCCACCAGTTGCAAAAGAGTCAAGGAGTGACGGACACACTGCAGGGTTGTCTACGCGAAGCGcacgaagaaaaagaagaattgaCCGAATCGCTTGAGGAAATCACAGAAGAAAAGACagctttggaaaaaaagatcGAAACTCTAGAGAATGAACTAAACGAACTAAAAGAGAAGTATCAGAGCACAAAGGGCGAATTGGAAAGCGATTTAGCTGGGGTTGACGATATGGATCATAACAAGGAGCAAATGAGATTGATTCAAGCCAAACTGTCCGACCTTTCCGAGTCTTTGACCGACAAAGACAAAGATAGCAGCTGTGAAGTCGTAAATGCGAGAGAGCAGCACTCGCTATCACTGGAAGAACAAGGGAACAGAATAACTTCAATGATCGAGACAGTTCGGAGAGAAGTCAACCTTATGAAGAAAGAGCATGAAGATGCAAAAACTGAACAGGACGACCTCAAAGCTAAGCTGGATGcttctgaaactgaaaaggtATCGCTGCAGAAAAACGTGAGAGAACTTGACGAGAAGCGAAGACAAGTGAAGAGTTTCATAACGAAACTTACGGAGGAGAAAGAGGCTTTGTCAGAACAAATAGAAGAGATCAAACAACAGAAGACCAACTTAGCTGACGCTTTGGAAAACGTGTATCAAAGCAAGGAGGGTCTTCAGTGCCAGTTGGAAGATGCTTTGACTAAACAGCACGAAAGTAGCCAGTCTTTGTTTGACGTTGCTGCAGAGGTTCAAAGTTTGAAGAAGTCTCTCAGTAAAGTGGTGGAGGAGCGAGACACACTGAAGGAAGCATTGTTGCGAAGTAACTCTGAACTGCAAACACTTAAGAAATCCGAAGCCAAGTGGAATGAAAAGATGACGGGAGCTCAGGTGGAGGCAGACCAAAATGTCCAAGACAAAACCGAGGAAAGcaaagaggattttgaaaagagGGAGACGGAGAACACTAGTCAAAGCGATGCACAAGCGGCAGTCAGGATGGAAGATGAAGACAATTCTCTTGTTTATGAAATGGTCACGACCTTTGACAATGAATCTTTTGCGGAGTCAGCTATTGAAGAGACACCTTTGTTAGCTCAAGTGGAGGCATCGCCGACCCTCGAGAGTTTGCCTCCTGTTGATCACCATGAAACACGTGATGACTTGTACGCCCAAAAGCAGGCACTTGAGGAGGAGATTGAACGGCTGAAGAACTGGGTTGAGTCTTTTTCGGCAGAAAAACAAGCCTtggagaaagaaaacgaagctATGCTTAAAGCTAATCACGATATACTTAGAGAACTGGAAAAAGCCAGAGAACAACAAAGAGAGCTGAGGCTTCGCCAAGAGGAAGTTTCTGCATTGGCGAAAGGCGATGACATATCCTCCCAAGATTTGACCGCCTCTTTTGAAGATAACAAAAGCGAAAAAGCGCAGCTCCAACAAGAGATTCAAAGCAAAGTggatgaaaatgacaagatgaGAGAGGCTCTACAATTCGCGAATTCACACAAGGATACTCTGGAAGACAAACAGAGAGAATCACAGGAAACGATAAAAGAATTGGAAAGATCTTGCGAAGCTCTGAAAGCAGAGATAGAAGACCTGAGGAGACAAAGCAAAGATATGGAGGAAAGCTATGGAACTGAGAAAGAGAGATTGTTTCTGGAAAGCGATTTGCGAACCAAAGAAGTTGCGCGGCTCTTAGAGCAAGTGGAATATTTTGAAGAACAGATCCAAGAGAAATCACAAATGCTGTGCGAATTAGGTGACAAATTGAAGGAGGCGGAGACTCTGGTTGCCAACATCAAATCAGAAAAGGAGGTCCTTGAGGCAAGTCTTGCAAGAGCTGAGGAAGACAAAGCAAAAGACAGTGAAAGCATCGAACAACTGAAGCAGGAACTGGAAAACACTGCCAAGGTACATACCGAAACCGAAAGCACGCTGAAAGAAGTCCAAAGTAAACTTTGCAATACAGATGACGATTTGGAGTATGGtgaagaaaagaaggaaagtCTGGCAACGAAGATTGACAAGTTAATAGAGAAAGAGAAGCTTCTTATCCTGGAGATAGCGGTGAAGTCTCACGAAAACTCCAAGCTACAAGAAAGCGTGGAAACACTGCAAGGTGACAAAGCATTTCTGGCACGAAAGTTGGAAGAAACAAAGATGGAAAGTAATTTAATCAGAGATGAGCTTCAGGATTTGAGGAACCAGGCCTCAGACTTGAGAAAATTCATCGACGACGAAGCCATTGTTAACAAAGAAGAACAAACTGGAGAGATCCCGGAAAAGGAGTCGACTCTCCTTGACGCTGTTTCTGAGTACATTGAAGCTCTCACTGAAAAAAAGGCATCACTAGAAGCTAAAATCGAGAAAGTTGAAGCTTCGAGCCGCGAAATACAAGACAATAATAAACAGCTACTACAGGAGCGAACGGAGCTGACAATTCAACTGCAAGAGGCACTGGACAAAGAGCATAACGATGAATCCAACTTGAAAACAAGGCAAGGTTATGATGAGGTGCGCCTGTCACGTGAGATCAGTGATGTCCGAAGTCTGATTGAAAAGCTTAGCttacaaaaggaaaagttaGGAGCTGCCTTGGCTCATAAAGAACATCAAATAGCAACAGTAACTGCTGAAGCGATCGAGAAGACAAAGATGTTAGAAACcaaggaaaaggaaacagaGTCATTGAGCCAAAGGGCGGTTGCCCTCGAAAAAGCTAAAGATGGCTCAGAGAAATTACTCGAGGAGCTGGAACGGGAGAAAACTAAGGTTGCAATATTGTCACAAGAGCTCGAGAGCTTAAAGGAACACGAAAATGCCGATTTGCATGAGGTGTGCAACAGGCTCGAAGAGGAGAAGAAGGCTTTCATGATGGCTGTGAACAAATCCCGAGAGCTTGAGAAGCGTTTGAAGAGGGCAGAAGAAGAGACTAACAGAGTACTCGAACAGAAGAATGAGCTCGAGGCCAACGTGGAAGCACAGGCTGCCTCTATAGTTTCGTTTGAAAGGATTGGAGTAGAGAGTGAGTTAAAATGGAAGAAGGAAATGGACGAAAAAGGCAAAGAGCTTGATTCTCTAAAACAGGAGATGAAGAAGTCCAACGTCGCAATGACAAACTTGCTAAGAGTTGTGGATGACCTGAATAGAAAAATTGCCGAGCTTGAGAAGCACTGCTTGGAAGCTGAAAAATCGCGCAAAGAAGCAGCTGAGGAAGTGAATAAACTCCAAGCAAAGCTAAACGACGAAAAAGAGAGGAAGAAAGCACTGGAAGCGAAGTGTGCGGAAATTGAAGGAACCATAGCCAATTATGAAGCTGAGAGAGATGGACTGAGGAAGCAGGTTGCTAATAACGACAAAGAAAAGCACGCGCTTTATAGTAACGTAAAGGAACTAGAAGAAAAGAATAAGGATAAGGCGAAAAAGCTTCTCGATATGAACTGCACCAGGACGCTCTTGGAAGACGAGTACAAGAAGACCAATTCGGAGATACAATACCTGAAGGAAGAGCTGGCAAAGAAGACTTCGTCTCTAGAGAACATCGAGAAGGAGCTGACGGACTCCAGAGAGTTCATCCATGAAGGTAAAGATAAGAACGTTCAActaaagaaggaaaaagaggAACTGAGCAAAGCACTCGAAGCAACAGAAAGCAAACTGCGACAAGCGGAGGCACAGACTAAGAAAACGACGGAGCAAAATGAGAAATTAACAGACAAGTTGAAAGCcattgaaaaggaaatgacTAATCTTAATTCAGCGTTCGGAGAGGCAAAGACAAAGGAAGAAAAGTTACGCGATACTATGAAGACAGAGACAGAAATGGCCGAAAGCGAATTACAGAGTTTGAATGAAGAGTGTGAACTTCTGCAACAGAAATTACGTGAAGTAAATGGGAAGAATGTGGAACTAGAGAAAGCCCTTGAAGAAAGATTTACTCTGGAGAAGGATCTAGCTAAACTCAAAGATGAGCACAAGGCGTTAGGAATCTTCTCTCAAAAGCTGGTTGATGAAAAAGTTGATCGAGATGAAGCAGTCAGAGAGAAACAGGACATGGAAAGACAGCTTCGGCGTGAAAAGAACGAAAGAGCGAAAACAGAGGAGGAATTGGCGAGGCTTAAAAGAGAGTACGAGGCTCGCAAATCATCGGCACGAAAGGGCGACGTTCAAGATCAAACGGATGGTGGAGACTCGCTTCAAAGCGAAGGAGAACAAATAATTGCGTCTACTGAGGGCAGTGTCCTTTCAGCGGGAGTTGAAATACATTTCGGCTCACAACCAGTCCTTGATAACGTAAATTCAGGTGAAGAACGAGAAGAAATTGCTCGGTTACAAGAAGAAATGGAAGAATTGAAGGATGAAAAGGACGAGTTGAATGAGATCATTGACGAGCTGAGGTCAAAGACGAAAAAGTTACAAACACTTACGGATTCTTTGatagaggaaaaagaaaatatcgaAGACAAATTAGACGAAGATACAAAGCGCCACAAGGAAGAAATTGGCTCTCACGTGGACAGAAACAAAGAACTGTCAAGAAAGGTGGAGGTTTTAGTCAAAGACAAGAACCTTCTCCGCGAGGAACTCAAAGCCATGGAGAAGCGGTACGCAGAAGAATCCAAAAAGCTGGAGGATGCTTTGgagaagagaaaacaagaagTGGAACTCGTCACGAATACAACAAAAGCAGACAAGGCAAAGCGTTTTGAAAGTGAGCTGgctgaaagcaaaaaaaaggtgaaagagTTGGAAAGCAAGTTGGAGAGAATGAACTTTGAAAAGCAGCAGTGGATTGCTGCAAACGAAGATGCCGAGACAAAACTGGATCACGCACATACCGAGTTGGAAAATAAGAAGGTCGAGATCAAATCTCTTCAAGACGAAGTTTTAAAGTACAAGCGATCACGTTCCGAGCGAAGAAAACACATAGACACGCCGAAGAATGACACGAAAGAACTTTCACAGCTTCGGAAAGAATTGGAAGAAAAGGAGAATGCAATTGAATCGCTTGAAGATAAATTTGCCACACACAGACGACAATCACTTGAACGAGAGAATGAAATCCACATCCATGTCGACcgaatacaagaaaaacagaagGAGAAAGATAGCAAAATCGCTGCGCTGGAAGAGGAAATAAAAGAATATAAAAGGAAGGTACATCAAGGTGTTGGCGAGTCTCCAGTTGCGATAACTGACAAAGACTATAAGGAAAAGATAGCCAAATTTCAGACAGAATTGGCTGAAAAGGAGAGGCGAATTGGATCACTGGAAGAAGCAATCGTGGAGTACAAGAGGACGAGATTCGAGCAGGAACGAGACTTCCAAGCAAAAGAGGCACATTTAGCAGCGGCGCGGGAGGAGCTGTACAAGACTATGAAAGAAACATGCGAGGAAGGACAACGGATGGAAAGTGTAAGGCATGCAAACAAAAAGCTGCAAGAAGCTTTGGCACTAACgaaggaaaacgaaaacaaacttAGGAAAAAGCTGCAAGCAGTCCAAGGAAAAGAGAAGTCACAAAGTTCGATCCTTGAAGAGAGGCGTCGAAGTGCGTCCAAAGAGAATGGCTTGGAATGCATAGCGGAAAACGTGAGATCGTCAAACCTTGCCGAGCTTAACCTCGCTCCACCCGGAATGGAGTCAAATCAACTCGAGAAAAGACTCAGCTCGAGTTCCCTTGAAAATGCGAAGAGAGAGATAGCCACCCTTGAAGCTCAAGGACAAGAGCTCAGGAGTGAGCTGCGAAAGGCGCGTGATCAGGTCTTTGATTTGCAGCTCGAACTTTCAGATGCGCTACGAGCTTTGAGGCAAAAGGAACGTCTCAGAGACCAAGATCGCAAGCTATTCCAGTCAAGCATCGAAGACATGGAGAAAGAGTACAACAAAATGCGCAAAGAATTTTCAGCGCTCATAACAATGGAGAAAAACAGGTCCTCTTATATCACAGTGGTGGAACTCAAAGGCAGCTTGAAAAAAGCAGAGTCGGATATGCTAGAAGCAATTTCTAACACATCAGACCTACTGAATAAAGCGAAGAACGACATTAAAGAGAGTCGACGCGTTGAGTCGGAAAAAGAAATGGCTGAGAGGTCAAGCGAGCGCTCGAGAGGCTTCATAGAAAAGTCCACACAAGAAAACAAGGATCTTCTGAAGCAGTTGGACGAGGCTTGGAAAGAGCGAGACAGGCTTACGAAGAAGCTCAAACGCTTAGAAGTTACTCAGGTTCTCTTGAAGCAGATCCTAAACGAGTCGTCTGTGGAGATAGAACGGTTTAAGCGGCTGGTTGATGATTCTGGGAAATGGGAAAAACAACGAGTGACGAGTAGTGGAAGTCAGAAGCCCACAGTCAACACAAGGGAGTTAGAAACCCAAAGTGATTTGACCTCGATTGATTTAGAAGAAgctgaaaaattgaaagatcGTCTTGAAGAACTTCGAAAGAACATCAGGGGTCTTGAAGCGTGCCTGGAGGACGAACGATCCAAAGGGGAAGGTCATCTTCTTGATTATCTACGAGAGAAGAACAGACTAAACGCTGAGATTTCCGCTTTGAAACAATGCGTTAAAGAAACCACTGGTAAGAACGACAAACTGCAGTCCATGGTCAACGAATTACGAGGAAAACTACAACACACCCAACGAGAGAAAGCTACAGCCGAGATCGAGGTCTCTGATGTTCGGTCTGAGGTCCACAAACTTCGGAAGCTTTCGTACGACGAGCGCGCTGAGAAGAATTCCTTGATGCAAGTAAATGCAGAACTAAAACGATCACTACAGGGCACGAAGGAAAAGGACGGAAAAGTTGTCAAAGAATCCGAAAGGGttaaagaattgaaaaaagaaaaagaacgcTTAACAGCTGAGAATGGCATGCTGAGAAAGAGCCTCAAGGACGACAAAGAGAATTTTGCCGCTGTCTGTAAGGAGTTAGAGAATGCCAAGAAACGAATAAGCGAGGTGTCTAATGGCAAGGAAGCCGTCATAAAAAAGAACGTGGCCTTAGAGACTGAACTGCAAGTAATGAAAGATAAGTTTTCAAGCCTGGAACAAGATCGCGACGAATTTAAGAACCAGTGCAGACACATAGaagaaaactgcaaagatTTGGATAACGAGAGAGCCAAACTCATAGCGGATGCACGTTCGTACAAggcaaaaatggaaaagacgAATCAAGATATGCAGTCCAAATGCGaagcaaaagagaaagaagccGCTTCGTTGCAAACGAAAGTTGATCGATTGAGCGCTCTccaaagaaaacttgaaagcGATTGCCGAGgcatggaaaaagaaaaagagagagcaGTAGCACAAGCTCGTTCACTAGAATCCGATAAGCAACGCATCGAAACAATCAACAGGGATCAAAGGGCCGAGATCGAACGTCTTCGCCTCGACAAGGGAAATCACAGAGAGATCAACGAGAAGCTCAAGAACTTGTTTGCAGAGAAAGacaaactggaaacaatgaaTAAAGACCTGGAAATGGACATGAGGAGACTTTACAGGGCGCTGGATGCAAAAGGAGAAGAGATGAACAAAGTTGTTCAGGAATTACATGACATGGCGTCTAAGGTAATTATCTGAATACCATTCTTTTTAGGTCAACACTGCTGAAGGACAAGGAGTTAATACAACTGAACGCGAAACTGAATATATTCAACAGTAGCACGCCCAATCTAATGTAAACTGGCGCGAAATTTTTAATGCAATCACGAAGCGTTGAAATCGCAATCGTGTAATTACTTTagaaagtcatttgaaaaatactATTTCTGAGCAAATCCTGCTCCTAAATCCTGGAAGATTTGTTTCAAACTATGCCTTTTTGCCTTCCTCTCACCTCAGATATAAACAATGAAATCCTTCTACgttattcagtttttcattttgttccgTTTAGTTGACGAATTAGTTCGTTCAATCGATGCTTTAACGTCTTTACAGATATGGTTTACTGTTCATCCTTAGTTCCACAGTTTTTTCGTTGCCTTTTCGATTTCTTCTTTAGATCAATTACATAATTGCATAATTACATAATTACATAATTACATAATTACATTCTTTAGATCAATTACAAATCTTTCCTGTTCTTTCTGATTtcgttgtttttctgttgatATACCggtttttctttcaaggtcAAACAACTAGAGAAGGAAAAACAGAGAGAAACATCCCTGAAAGAACAACTCGCAGAACAGGTGATCGAGAAAGACAACaccatgaaaatgaaaaccaagGTTCTCTCGGACCGTTTGGAAGGGGTTCTTATGGAGGCAGAAACTCTAAAAGGTTCATCAGCAAGAATGGAACAATTAGGAATGGAATGTCGGCGATTGGAAGGCGAAAACCTTCAAGTCATTGAAACTACGCAAAAGCTTCGGGAAGAGATTGTCAgtttgaagaaagaaaacgacCTCGTGAAACGAGCCTGCCAGCAGCTCCGCGCCGGGAGAAAATCCAACGCTGAGGAGAAAATCGTCCCTGAAGGTTCAAAATCACAAGTTGACAGAGAACCAGTAGCAAGGAATAAACCGATAGTTGCCAAAGTCGAACAGGTTGTTGAGAGAGTGAGTGCGGAGAAAACTAACGAATTGAAAGCAACGAAAGAAAGCCATCGGCGGAAGTCAAATGATACCTTTCCCAATGAAATAAAGATCTCCAAAGGTTCGCAAGCGCCTATGCCTCCATACAGAGGAGAAGAAAGGGGCAGGAAGCAGGAGCGAGGACAATCTAGGAACCAACGATCCCACAGCTCACCAGCAGTCAAACGTTACCCTTCGGCCCCAGACGTGAAACACAATACAGGCCCCGCATCCAAAGGCCCCTCGTCAAGTAACTCCAACCGTACTTCAGACTCAGATAAAACCACGTGTTCACGGAGCTCTTATTGCAGTCCCATCTTGTCCCTGGTGGACACGAGTCCCGTCCATCGGAACCCGTCAATGGATCGTCAGCCGCCACCCTCGGTGCCCAATCAATGTCCCAATTGTAAGAAGGAAAGACGAAGGCAGGGTATGCCGATTTCCAAGGAGTATGTGGCGCCCGGAAAATACGTATAACAAATTAGGAAAACGATTTCCCATTGGCTGTCATTGATAAAATGAACTTCACCCCAAGGTTAGAAAAAAATCGGAGTATTAACGGCTTACGAGAGCGTCAGTAACTCGAGACATGCGCATGAGACACGCGTCCGTGGGCATCTACATtaacaaaacaactttttcGAGACAGCAAGATAATGGCGTTTCATTAATGACAGTCAATACTAAATTGCTATTTTTCGCACTTACATGAAACAtagatgttttaaaatattttattgcgATTTACGTGTAGCCCATGTTTGTATTCAGACGttaagcgttttttttttcttcttcaatacGTAGAAGCGGCAGCATTGACTTTTCGTAATCGGATTGTAAATTGTTGCAGCAACTTCCGCGGGATCGATTTGCCAAAAGATATCGAGTCATTTAGTTCCAAGTGTAAAAAGTTATTACGCTCCAAACCAGAAATTTAGTCAGTAGACTCCTTTTATCCAGCGATACTAGGGAGCGAAATAAGTCCCTCTGTTCTTGGAGCGAAAACACTGTCGAATGAAATGACCTTAAACCTCCCAAAAAGTACAGTtaaattgctttcaatttGGGAATTACAATATAGTTTTGAAGGATGAAGTTagatgaggaaaaataagccaTGAAAATCGATGTGTTTCAAATTTAGGTGTCACGCAACATGGTGACTAAGATATGGTCTGACATAACGACCATGACTTGATGAAGAGATAAGGTTATAACAAGATAGTGACAGCAATGTTCCCTTCACATGACACTAGTAACTTGGTGATAACAAGGGGTGACATAGTGATTGCACCATAGTTGGACCAGATGGGCATAACATTATGTGACATGACATTCACGGCGTGACATAGTTGAGGTCAGAATATCATcaatgaaacattttgcagTCAGTTATCATTGGAACTTTCTGGAAGGTACCATTATACCTTCCACATTTTTTTACATAAGggctttttgttgtttattcattGACTTTCTaagttgaaaagttttttttaaattttaaggtAGTGTATGTGTGCATGAATGTTTCGGTAGCACCACTCATACCCTCATGCACGTGGGTAGGAAggatttgttgttattatctactttatttacttttttggcTTCATGGAAGGCTTTATTCAATTTCCATGTTTTTGCAAGTTTATAAAACTCCATTCTATAGCCGTCTTTGATGTACAGGTGCTGTTCAAACTTCAACATATGAACTGATGACATTAGCCATGACTACAAAACATTATATCCATTCTCATaagttttgcaacaaacgcAAACTCAGAACATATTTCCTTTTTATGCAACCaacctgaaaatttcattaataattaatgtaaAAACTGTGAAACCGAAAACTTTTTCTTGAAGAACTTGCATTGCTGCCTGTGTGAGAGAGTTATTTTTTCAATGCAGTGATGACAAAGCACTTAGGCTTATGCCCTAACATGGATGGCTACTAACTTGTAAAgcacaatattattaacaatCATGTACTATCCACAGTTCGAATAATAGGCTTTTC contains:
- the LOC141895633 gene encoding uncharacterized protein LOC141895633 isoform X4 yields the protein MATVGRRLHSQLTSLHETVCSETEASKALSKKWDPFTPDLIARLHDSTSDVNSEVKVLERYLDQVRELISIGGAKANGLTELRFQENNNQPDDQKLCMKAKIQRDEEKKKCTKDVEMLRNQLQNNGAILNQEGLIRRLEIDRSKLELDNLNFKKQLKLIKEKLNERGQMDDELVSLTNVECNLGASEEEGFALSELVTLRKERKVLLSTVQRLQGHGINGGRKSDSFERSDATVQCKINVLGQIANEDVTLSNQLTELRKNLSELQREYDELEEESKSIAEENSKMMDEKRALEDSVDKLRSHITDALDSNLEEMEHLHREKEELARKAQLFEEDNKKVRDNFVELSKKNAAHLKSVLDEIERKDSLEDAVDHLSTAVQKLNEMNNQSLYSTATEACIPGDTAAEIHNSSLLSEIKTCKELIDSQRAQIRQLQVDKRDIEDSCISLKREVVVLKTKRGERRSLEYQSDSDSEGMTSTRKNSAERCEFLKQDILRLTKRGTELENVIKALKSDNSNLEEEKVCLLDSLYHQLEKNEKLEVQIEKLKGLMNEDIIANGLNPKTTTKLLQNGIQSGSNGERVSVNGNAVEGSLSGHRDINGNDSYPEELQKASVQLTEKLGTLQQQIREIENEKEKIQKDLDESRNNERELRGIVSTLEKEAMVNSHQLQKSQGVTDTLQGCLREAHEEKEELTESLEEITEEKTALEKKIETLENELNELKEKYQSTKGELESDLAGVDDMDHNKEQMRLIQAKLSDLSESLTDKDKDSSCEVVNAREQHSLSLEEQGNRITSMIETVRREVNLMKKEHEDAKTEQDDLKAKLDASETEKVSLQKNVRELDEKRRQVKSFITKLTEEKEALSEQIEEIKQQKTNLADALENVYQSKEGLQCQLEDALTKQHESSQSLFDVAAEVQSLKKSLSKVVEERDTLKEALLRSNSELQTLKKSEAKWNEKMTGAQVEADQNVQDKTEESKEDFEKRETENTSQSDAQAAVRMEDEDNSLVYEMVTTFDNESFAESAIEETPLLAQVEASPTLESLPPVDHHETRDDLYAQKQALEEEIERLKNWVESFSAEKQALEKENEAMLKANHDILRELEKAREQQRELRLRQEEVSALAKGDDISSQDLTASFEDNKSEKAQLQQEIQSKVDENDKMREALQFANSHKDTLEDKQRESQETIKELERSCEALKAEIEDLRRQSKDMEESYGTEKERLFLESDLRTKEVARLLEQVEYFEEQIQEKSQMLCELGDKLKEAETLVANIKSEKEVLEASLARAEEDKAKDSESIEQLKQELENTAKVHTETESTLKEVQSKLCNTDDDLEYGEEKKESLATKIDKLIEKEKLLILEIAVKSHENSKLQESVETLQGDKAFLARKLEETKMESNLIRDELQDLRNQASDLRKFIDDEAIVNKEEQTGEIPEKESTLLDAVSEYIEALTEKKASLEAKIEKVEASSREIQDNNKQLLQERTELTIQLQEALDKEHNDESNLKTRQGYDEVRLSREISDVRSLIEKLSLQKEKLGAALAHKEHQIATVTAEAIEKTKMLETKEKETESLSQRAVALEKAKDGSEKLLEELEREKTKVAILSQELESLKEHENADLHEVCNRLEEEKKAFMMAVNKSRELEKRLKRAEEETNRVLEQKNELEANVEAQAASIVSFERIGVESELKWKKEMDEKGKELDSLKQEMKKSNVAMTNLLRVVDDLNRKIAELEKHCLEAEKSRKEAAEEVNKLQAKLNDEKERKKALEAKCAEIEGTIANYEAERDGLRKQVANNDKEKHALYSNVKELEEKNKDKAKKLLDMNCTRTLLEDEYKKTNSEIQYLKEELAKKTSSLENIEKELTDSREFIHEGKDKNVQLKKEKEELSKALEATESKLRQAEAQTKKTTEQNEKLTDKLKAIEKEMTNLNSAFGEAKTKEEKLRDTMKTETEMAESELQSLNEECELLQQKLREVNGKNVELEKALEERFTLEKDLAKLKDEHKALGIFSQKLVDEKVDRDEAVREKQDMERQLRREKNERAKTEEELARLKREYEARKSSARKGDVQDQTDGGDSLQSEGEQIIASTEGSVLSAGVEIHFGSQPVLDNVNSGEEREEIARLQEEMEELKDEKDELNEIIDELRSKTKKLQTLTDSLIEEKENIEDKLDEDTKRHKEEIGSHVDRNKELSRKVEVLVKDKNLLREELKAMEKRYAEESKKLEDALEKRKQEVELVTNTTKADKAKRFESELAESKKKVKELESKLERMNFEKQQWIAANEDAETKLDHAHTELENKKVEIKSLQDEVLKYKRSRSERRKHIDTPKNDTKELSQLRKELEEKENAIESLEDKFATHRRQSLERENEIHIHVDRIQEKQKEKDSKIAALEEEIKEYKRKVHQGVGESPVAITDKDYKEKIAKFQTELAEKERRIGSLEEAIVEYKRTRFEQERDFQAKEAHLAAAREELYKTMKETCEEGQRMESVRHANKKLQEALALTKENENKLRKKLQAVQGKEKSQSSILEERRRSASKENGLECIAENVRSSNLAELNLAPPGMESNQLEKRLSSSSLENAKREIATLEAQGQELRSELRKARDQVFDLQLELSDALRALRQKERLRDQDRKLFQSSIEDMEKEYNKMRKEFSALITMEKNRSSYITVVELKGSLKKAESDMLEAISNTSDLLNKAKNDIKESRRVESEKEMAERSSERSRGFIEKSTQENKDLLKQLDEAWKERDRLTKKLKRLEVTQVLLKQILNESSVEIERFKRLVDDSGKWEKQRVTSSGSQKPTVNTRELETQSDLTSIDLEEAEKLKDRLEELRKNIRGLEACLEDERSKGEGHLLDYLREKNRLNAEISALKQCVKETTGKNDKLQSMVNELRGKLQHTQREKATAEIEVSDVRSEVHKLRKLSYDERAEKNSLMQVNAELKRSLQGTKEKDGKVVKESERVKELKKEKERLTAENGMLRKSLKDDKENFAAVCKELENAKKRISEVSNGKEAVIKKNVALETELQVMKDKFSSLEQDRDEFKNQCRHIEENCKDLDNERAKLIADARSYKAKMEKTNQDMQSKCEAKEKEAASLQTKVDRLSALQRKLESDCRGMEKEKERAVAQARSLESDKQRIETINRDQRAEIERLRLDKGNHREINEKLKNLFAEKDKLETMNKDLEMDMRRLYRALDAKGEEMNKVVQELHDMASKVKQLEKEKQRETSLKEQLAEQVIEKDNTMKMKTKVLSDRLEGVLMEAETLKGSSARMEQLGMECRRLEGENLQVIETTQKLREEIVSLKKENDLVKRACQQLRAGRKSNAEEKIVPEGSKSQVDREPVARNKPIVAKVEQVVERVSAEKTNELKATKESHRRKSNDTFPNEIKISKGSQAPMPPYRGEERGRKQERGQSRNQRSHSSPAVKRYPSAPDVKHNTGPASKGPSSSNSNRTSDSDKTTCSRSSYCSPILSLVDTSPVHRNPSMDRQPPPSVPNQCPNCKKERRRQGMPISKEYVAPGKYV